One region of Halomicrobium urmianum genomic DNA includes:
- a CDS encoding SHOCT domain-containing protein, producing MTQLTTHVGRTARRLAILAVPLLVAATGTAAAHGGGSYGGGMTGGGWGLFGGATGLWGLLWMGLLVAVSLYIVSALRDRGSGGSDEQSLSVLRERYARGELSDDEFDRRRNRLERTG from the coding sequence ATGACGCAACTCACCACTCACGTCGGACGCACCGCTCGTCGACTCGCGATACTCGCCGTCCCGTTGCTGGTCGCGGCGACTGGAACGGCTGCTGCCCACGGTGGCGGGAGCTACGGCGGCGGCATGACGGGCGGCGGCTGGGGCCTCTTCGGCGGAGCGACGGGGCTCTGGGGACTGCTCTGGATGGGGCTCCTCGTCGCCGTTTCGCTCTACATCGTCTCTGCGCTCCGCGATCGAGGATCCGGCGGGAGCGACGAGCAGTCGCTGTCGGTTCTCCGCGAGCGCTACGCCCGCGGTGAGCTCTCGGACGACGAATTCGATCGGCGGCGAAATCGGCTCGAACGGACCGGATGA
- a CDS encoding SHOCT domain-containing protein, which yields MTENTDDTRLITILLVIIGAFVVFPLFFMGFGMMGFGPMMGGMWGGETWSDGTISGWMFVVGIVMQLVFLAAIVAGGYLVYRRSRASASGLDPEGEARQRI from the coding sequence ATGACAGAAAACACAGACGACACACGACTGATCACGATTCTCCTCGTTATCATCGGCGCGTTCGTCGTGTTCCCGCTGTTCTTCATGGGATTCGGGATGATGGGATTCGGGCCGATGATGGGCGGTATGTGGGGCGGTGAAACGTGGAGCGACGGAACGATCTCGGGGTGGATGTTCGTCGTCGGCATCGTGATGCAGCTCGTGTTTCTGGCTGCCATTGTCGCTGGCGGCTACCTCGTCTACAGGCGGAGCAGGGCGAGTGCCTCGGGGCTTGACCCCGAGGGTGAAGCCCGTCAAAGGATTTAA
- a CDS encoding heavy-metal-associated domain-containing protein: MSETTQFRVLDFDCPTCASTVERALSNVEGVDAVEVHYTTGRVEISYDDARADPDTFAQTIENQGYTPQPA; this comes from the coding sequence ATGAGCGAAACGACTCAGTTCCGCGTCCTCGACTTCGACTGTCCGACCTGTGCGAGTACTGTGGAGCGAGCACTCTCGAACGTCGAGGGCGTCGACGCCGTCGAGGTACACTACACGACCGGCCGCGTGGAGATCAGCTACGACGACGCCCGTGCCGACCCTGACACGTTCGCACAGACGATCGAGAACCAGGGATACACGCCTCAACCCGCCTGA
- a CDS encoding plastocyanin/azurin family copper-binding protein produces MTNYSRRQFLGALGVGAVASTGLSQQASAQETTVVKMGNNYFDPIGLYVEPGTTVRFEITAGAHSATAYENRVPSDASAFDSGTISSGEFEYTFEEPGTYDYYCIPHKSVGMVGRIVVGSPGGPAEDSPIPDGNVPESDAIVERGSIAYESSTGSDGSSDGGMMGPGMGSGSGTMNGRSGGWFGGLPFVGGALGMLGLVGGLLYWVLDRDDNSSQPDNSAMETLQRRYARGEIDEAEFQRRRERLVENREN; encoded by the coding sequence ATGACGAACTACAGTCGACGTCAGTTTCTGGGAGCGCTCGGTGTCGGCGCAGTCGCCAGCACAGGCCTCTCTCAGCAAGCGAGCGCACAGGAGACGACCGTCGTGAAGATGGGCAACAACTACTTCGACCCGATCGGGCTCTATGTCGAACCCGGCACGACCGTCCGCTTCGAGATAACGGCCGGCGCGCACTCGGCAACGGCCTACGAGAACCGGGTTCCATCCGACGCCAGCGCATTCGATAGTGGAACCATCTCGTCGGGAGAGTTCGAGTACACGTTCGAGGAACCGGGCACGTACGACTACTACTGCATTCCGCACAAGTCGGTCGGGATGGTCGGCCGCATCGTCGTCGGCAGTCCCGGCGGCCCGGCCGAAGACAGTCCGATTCCGGACGGCAACGTGCCCGAGAGCGACGCGATCGTCGAACGGGGCTCGATAGCGTACGAGTCCAGCACCGGAAGTGACGGGAGCTCCGATGGCGGAATGATGGGTCCAGGGATGGGGTCCGGTTCTGGAACGATGAACGGCCGGAGCGGTGGATGGTTCGGTGGGCTGCCGTTCGTCGGCGGTGCACTCGGAATGCTCGGCCTGGTCGGCGGACTCCTCTACTGGGTACTCGATCGAGATGATAACTCATCTCAGCCTGACAATTCCGCGATGGAAACTCTCCAGCGCCGTTACGCACGAGGCGAAATCGACGAAGCGGAGTTCCAGCGACGCCGTGAGCGACTGGTGGAGAATCGGGAGAACTGA
- a CDS encoding heavy metal translocating P-type ATPase, which yields MTAQSAKRYYRQHRKAIVTATSGLLYSGGWSLGYLTGLDTASAAILVLAAVVGGYDIAKTAYHEVTNWTLGIKTLVTLAAVGAILIGEYWEAAAVVFLFSLGSYLEGRTMRKTRTALQELLEMTPDTATVRRDGKQQEVPAREVEESEIVVVKPGEKIPVDGDVVDGESAVNQAPVTGESAPVHKADGDEVYAGTVNQEGALEIRTTGAGSDTTLERIIRRVEEAQEAQSPTESLIDRFARYYTPGVIVLAIGAYAVTQNAILSLTLLVIGCPGALVIGPPVSIVSAIGNAARSGVLMKGGEHLERAGKIDLVAFDKTGTLTRGETTVADVEGFGVAGDEVLALAATAEKKSEHHLADAIVGAARDRSPAAVPDGGAAVAHSDDASAERQSVPDPDDFEVVAGKGVVAHADGHELVVGNRALLDDRGIDIPDHVAEYVRGREERGETAVHVVRDGSVIGVIAIRDELREAAPGVVAALQDAGIETAMLTGDNERTAAAVAEEVGLRKTESSGARQNAARSEDVDGYRAELLPEDKQSAIEAYQADGHVVAMVGDGINDAPSLATADVGIAMGAAGTDTAIETADMALMADDLERIPYAVTLSKATRWNVLENVGLAVLTVTILLAGVLTSYVTLASGMLVHEASVLAVILNGMRLLRY from the coding sequence ATGACCGCACAATCAGCAAAACGGTATTACCGGCAACACAGGAAGGCCATCGTCACCGCAACGAGTGGCCTGCTCTACAGTGGCGGCTGGAGCCTCGGGTATCTCACTGGCCTCGACACGGCGAGCGCTGCGATCCTCGTCCTCGCAGCGGTCGTCGGCGGCTACGACATCGCCAAAACCGCGTACCACGAGGTTACCAACTGGACGCTCGGCATCAAGACGCTTGTGACACTCGCCGCCGTCGGTGCCATCCTCATCGGGGAGTACTGGGAGGCCGCCGCCGTCGTCTTCCTGTTCAGCCTCGGTAGCTACCTCGAGGGCCGAACCATGCGGAAGACCCGGACGGCCCTCCAGGAACTGCTGGAGATGACGCCCGACACGGCCACCGTCCGCCGCGACGGAAAACAGCAGGAAGTACCCGCTCGCGAAGTCGAGGAGAGCGAGATCGTCGTCGTCAAACCGGGCGAGAAGATCCCGGTGGACGGCGACGTCGTCGACGGCGAGAGCGCCGTCAATCAGGCACCGGTGACCGGTGAGAGCGCCCCGGTACACAAGGCCGACGGCGACGAGGTGTACGCCGGCACGGTCAACCAGGAGGGGGCCCTCGAGATCCGCACGACGGGTGCGGGCTCGGATACGACGCTCGAACGCATCATCCGTCGCGTCGAGGAGGCCCAGGAGGCCCAGTCGCCGACGGAGAGCCTCATCGACCGGTTCGCAAGGTACTACACGCCGGGCGTGATCGTCCTGGCTATCGGCGCGTACGCAGTCACGCAGAACGCGATCCTGTCGCTGACCCTGTTGGTCATCGGCTGCCCCGGGGCGCTCGTCATCGGGCCGCCGGTCAGCATCGTCTCGGCCATCGGGAACGCCGCCCGGTCGGGCGTGCTGATGAAGGGCGGTGAACACCTCGAACGCGCCGGCAAGATCGACCTCGTCGCCTTCGACAAGACCGGCACTCTCACCAGGGGCGAGACCACCGTCGCCGACGTCGAGGGGTTCGGCGTCGCCGGCGACGAGGTGCTCGCCCTCGCGGCGACCGCCGAAAAGAAGAGCGAGCACCACCTCGCGGACGCCATCGTCGGCGCGGCACGCGATCGCTCACCGGCCGCCGTTCCGGATGGCGGAGCGGCGGTCGCCCATTCCGACGACGCGAGCGCCGAACGCCAGTCGGTTCCGGATCCGGACGACTTCGAGGTGGTCGCCGGGAAGGGCGTCGTCGCCCACGCAGACGGCCACGAGCTCGTCGTCGGTAACCGGGCGCTGCTCGACGACCGCGGCATCGACATCCCGGATCACGTCGCCGAGTACGTCCGCGGCCGCGAGGAGCGCGGTGAGACGGCCGTCCACGTCGTGCGGGACGGCAGCGTCATCGGCGTGATCGCCATACGGGACGAACTCCGGGAAGCCGCACCGGGCGTCGTCGCGGCGCTGCAGGACGCCGGCATCGAGACGGCGATGCTCACCGGCGACAACGAACGGACGGCTGCGGCCGTCGCCGAAGAGGTGGGCCTTCGGAAGACGGAGTCTTCCGGTGCCCGTCAGAACGCAGCGCGTTCTGAGGACGTCGACGGGTACCGCGCCGAACTGCTTCCCGAGGACAAGCAGTCCGCCATCGAAGCGTACCAGGCCGACGGCCACGTCGTCGCGATGGTCGGGGACGGCATCAACGACGCGCCCTCGCTGGCGACCGCCGACGTCGGCATCGCGATGGGCGCGGCCGGGACGGACACCGCCATCGAGACGGCGGACATGGCGCTGATGGCCGACGACCTCGAACGCATCCCGTACGCGGTCACGCTGAGCAAGGCGACGCGCTGGAACGTCCTCGAGAACGTCGGGCTCGCGGTGCTGACCGTGACCATCCTCCTCGCTGGCGTGCTCACCAGCTACGTCACCCTCGCGTCGGGGATGCTGGTCCACGAGGCCAGCGTCCTCGCGGTCATCCTCAACGGGATGCGACTGCTCCGCTACTGA
- a CDS encoding thioredoxin family protein translates to MTEVILFTQETCGACATQREKNEGIEDEYPDVEFREVDIQRDLETAEEYGVRKTPTTLVYANGEQTAEFIGIVDRDDLESAIENATQQSSGFAQRLIDVVRR, encoded by the coding sequence GTGACCGAAGTCATCCTCTTCACTCAGGAGACGTGCGGAGCATGCGCGACACAGCGGGAGAAAAACGAGGGCATCGAGGACGAGTACCCCGACGTCGAGTTTCGAGAGGTCGACATCCAGAGGGATCTTGAAACGGCCGAGGAGTACGGCGTCCGGAAGACGCCGACGACGCTCGTCTACGCGAACGGTGAACAGACCGCCGAGTTCATCGGCATCGTCGATCGGGACGATCTAGAGTCGGCTATCGAGAACGCGACTCAGCAGTCGTCTGGGTTCGCCCAGCGCCTCATCGACGTCGTGCGGAGATAA
- a CDS encoding SHOCT domain-containing protein → MSSSNQLDTTTIVLLILGAIILLPLLTMGMGFGGMMGYGGMMGQYGGTGGWWPFVGMLVPLVFLLIFLGGGYLVFRRVSETQTSRDPAMEELRTAYARGDLTDEEFEARRDRLERSE, encoded by the coding sequence ATGTCTTCGTCGAACCAGCTCGACACCACGACCATCGTCCTCCTGATACTCGGAGCGATCATCCTGCTCCCGTTGCTCACGATGGGAATGGGATTCGGCGGGATGATGGGGTACGGCGGGATGATGGGACAGTACGGCGGTACTGGTGGGTGGTGGCCGTTCGTCGGGATGCTCGTCCCGCTCGTCTTCCTCCTCATCTTCCTCGGCGGTGGCTACCTCGTCTTCCGGCGCGTGAGCGAAACGCAGACGTCTCGGGATCCCGCGATGGAGGAACTCCGCACGGCATACGCCCGCGGCGACCTCACTGACGAAGAGTTCGAAGCCCGCCGCGACAGGCTCGAACGGTCGGAGTGA